The Salvia miltiorrhiza cultivar Shanhuang (shh) chromosome 1, IMPLAD_Smil_shh, whole genome shotgun sequence genome has a window encoding:
- the LOC131010803 gene encoding antifungal protein ginkbilobin-like protein — translation MASMKLKMTIVVIMGVLLGAAESTPNININEWRCNADSYSETDAYAGNVDYVLTDLMYQTPNAPAYYYFTQSPSNTAICYGQAICNIAISNNDCNDCLIAADSNIKIICNDKIGAMLEMVDCTIRYENYPF, via the coding sequence ATGGCGTCAATGAAGCTGAAAATGACGATTGTGGTGATAATGGGTGTGTTGTTGGGTGCAGCAGAGAGCACCCCAAACATTAATATAAATGAATGGCGGTGCAACGCCGATTCCTATTCGGAAACCGATGCTTACGCCGGCAACGTGGACTACGTTCTTACAGATTTGATGTACCAGACACCCAACGCGCCGGCCTATTATTACTTCACCCAGTCGCCCTCCAACACCGCCATCTGCTACGGCCAAGCCATCTGCAACATCGCGATCTCCAACAACGACTGCAACGACTGCCTCATCGCCGCCGACTCCAACATCAAGATCATCTGCAACGACAAAATCGGCGCCATGCTGGAGATGGTGGACTGCACCATCAGATATGAGAACTACCCTTTCTGA
- the LOC131010813 gene encoding antifungal protein ginkbilobin-like protein has translation MKLKMTIVVIMGVLLGAESSPNTNINEWRCNADSYSETDAYADNVAYVVTDLVNQTPSTSVYYYLTQSPSNTAICYGQAICNVALSNNDCFNCLLAAATNIMTICKDKIGGMLEMVDCTIRYENYPF, from the coding sequence ATGAAGCTGAAGATGACGATTGTGGTGATAATGGGAGTGTTGTTGGGTGCAGAGAGTAGCCCAAACACTAATATAAATGAATGGCGCTGCAACGCCGATTCCTATTCGGAAACCGATGCTTACGCCGACAACGTGGCCTACGTTGTTACAGATTTGGTGAACCAGACCCCCTCCACGTCGGTCTATTATTACTTGACCCAGTCGCCCTCCAACACCGCTATCTGCTACGGCCAAGCCATCTGCAACGTCGCGCTCTCCAACAACGACTGCTTCAACTGCCTCCTCGCCGCCGCCACCAACATCATGACCATCTGCAAAGACAAAATCGGCGGCATGCTGGAGATGGTGGACTGCACCATCAGATATGAGAACTACCCTTTCTGA
- the LOC131010821 gene encoding antifungal protein ginkbilobin-like protein, whose product MDGEVPVVATGLESSTVETAYSRSRERTPASPENGSPNTSINYLACNVNGYLQGDAYAGNVAYVLADMMNVTPNAGYDYYTHSPSSTAVCYGHATCSLALSYNDCADCLTAARSTVLAGCPSSIGASVEMVDCTIRYENYFF is encoded by the exons ATGGATGGTGAGGTGCCTGTTGTCGCAACTGGATTAGAGTCATCGACCGTTGAAACTGCGTATTCTCGTTCGAGGGAACGAACACCGGCATCTCCGGAGAATGGCAG TCCAAACACATCCATTAATTACCTGGCATGCAATGTCAATGGGTATTTGCAAGGCGATGCCTACGCCGGCAACGTGGCGTATGTTCTTGCAGATATGATGAATGTGACTCCCAATGCAGGCTACGATTACTACACGCATTCGCCGTCGTCCACGGCGGTCTGCTACGGCCACGCCACCTGCAGCCTGGCGCTCTCCTACAACGACTGTGCCGACTGCCTCACGGCCGCCAGATCTACCGTGCTCGCCGGCTGCCCTAGCAGCATCGGCGCCTCCGTCGAGATGGTGGATTGTACCATCAGATATGAGAACTACTTTTTCTGA
- the LOC130999138 gene encoding preprotein translocase subunit SCY2, chloroplastic: protein MEATLLRPQPHFYLRGGNSSCNSQFHNTRLFRNRICAKPVSLQLSRKRFCSSREHVFLKVNKGFSLLSCFADNSAAVRDASTESINYEKFIDTSGSGQRAFNLNGFENSAALELKPEPFRNRFLNFVRIGTILNNALESFFKSEIRTRLFVTAVLLFVSRLGYFIPLPGFDRRLMPENYLNFLSGSTEELGNLTPELELSLFQLGLSPQIAASIVMQIACVLFPPLVKLRKEGLDANEKIKRYIWWISLGFAITQALILSCYSLPYSIYAASHRVKHVIITTLFLVCGAMTMGWISDKISESGFGQGSSLIICVNILTGYTDTLYKMLAQLSGSSVSWWPYVLAVVGVFTIVTMWAVVVTESFRKIKLQYYGFKLASAARESSPITEVEPYLPFNINPAGMQPVLTTSYFLAFPSLVASIFGSRLWEHLKDILNPDTSRGADPWVYYLIYAFCVFIFNIIDISNVPKEIADYLNKMGARVPNIKPGKATVDFLTKIQASTRFWGGVLLSLLATTSVLLDHYLRSINEGFPIGFTSILIIVGSIIELRRSYQAYNVMPSLAKALQRYGSR from the exons ATGGAAGCCACACTTCTCAGACCTCAACCTCATTTCTACCTTCGag GTGGGAATTCTTCGTGCAATTCCCAATTTCACAATACAAGATTATTCAGAAACCGTATATGTGCTAAACCAGTATCTTTACAATTAAGCAGAAAGCGGTTTTGTTCATCAAGAGAGCATGTATTCTTGAAAGTAAACAAAGGGTTTTCGTTATTGAGCTGTTTTGCGGATAATTCTGCAGCTGTTCGGGATGCTTCCACAGAAtcaataaattatgaaaagttTATTGATACATCAGGGAGCGGCCAAAGGGCTTTCAATCTGAATGGTTTCGAAAATTCAGCAGCTTTGGAGCTGAAGCCCGAGCCGTTCAGGAATcgatttttgaattttgtaCGGATTGGAACAATACTCAACAATGCTTTGGAATCCTTTTTCAAGAGTGAAATACGGACAAGGCTGTTTGTGACTGCTGTCTTGTTATTTGTGAGTCGTCTCGGCTACTTTATTCCCTTACCAGGATTTGACAGGAGGTTAATGCCTGAAAATTATCTCAACTTTCTCTCCGGTTCTACTG AGGAGCTTGGTAATCTCACACCGGAACTTGAGCTTTCTCTTTTTCAGCTCGGGCTTAGTCCTCAAATAGCAGCATCTATCGTTATGCAG ATCGCATGTGTCCTTTTCCCTCCCTTAGTGAAGCTTCGGAAAGAAGGCTTAGATGCTAATGAGAAGATCAAGAGATATAT ATGGTGGATCTCGCTTGGCTTTGCAATCACCCAGGCTCTTATTCTCTCTTGTTATTCACTTCCCTATTCTATATATGCAGCTAGCCACAG GGTAAAGCATGTGATTATCACAACTTTGTTTCTGGTGTGTGGTGCAATGACCATGGGTTGGATTTCTGACAAGATATCAGAGTCCGGATTCg GTCAAGGATCATCTTTAATCATCTGTGTCAACATCCTGACTGGCTATACTGATACATTGTACAAGATGTTAGCTCAGCTCTCAG GAAGTTCTGTGAGCTGGTGGCCATATGTCCTTGCAGTAGTAGGTGTTTTCACCATAGTTACTATGTGGGCAGTTGTTGTAACTGAGAGTTTCCGGAAGATCAAGTTGCAATATTATGGTTTCAAACTTGCTTCTGCCGCCAG AGAATCTTCTCCTATAACCGAGGTTGAGCCTTACCTTCCGTTCAACATAAATCCTGCTGGGATGCAACCTGTACTCACTACTTCATATTTTTTGGCGTTTCCCAGCTTGGTTGCAAG tatttttGGCTCACGCTTATGGGAACACTTGAAAGATATCCTGAATCCTGACACATCCCGCGGCGCTGATCCTTGGGTTTATTATTTGATATATGCATTCTGCGTCTTCATCTTTAACATAATTGACATA TCCAATGTGCCAAAGGAGATTGCTGATTACTTGAATAAGATGGGTGCTAGAGTTCCAAATATAAAACCGGGAAAAGCCACGGTTGACTTCCTGACGAAGATCCAAGCTTCGACACGTTTTTGGG GTGGTGTATTGCTAAGTCTTTTGGCCACTACATCAGTCCTCCTGGATCACTATTTACGCAGTATCAATGAAGGGTTTCCCATTGGGTTCACTTCAATCCTCATCATT GTGGGTTCGATCATTGAACTGCGACGATCCTACCAAGCATACAATGTTATGCCGAGTCTTGCTAAGGCGTTGCAGCGCTACGGATCACGTTAA